The following are encoded in a window of Methanocalculus natronophilus genomic DNA:
- a CDS encoding DUF7714 family protein: protein MIFPPECKVVGHAYEKPVGDKVYFLSEYLVRRVPDGFELLRVTPDPEGSGMMRDILHEEVLATAEETVMYSGRVNQHDRAGMVRLALKTGKRCTIFGAMDEHINFVLDPDLSEFETVHVYDIRPPRANLSVTIEILEEQGLLGDLNCVFEHHVRDISMIDADVYPCRAGGFAKTLDMDRMKGGERIAGCLTGQQLYQECYGPDFSLIEICPLSSVSEEPFVARCCRKERSGIGLYNGFFGAVVHWGASPKTVLDAVYLVVEEWRRRNGQDSSRSG from the coding sequence ATGATCTTTCCTCCTGAATGTAAGGTGGTCGGCCATGCCTATGAGAAACCGGTTGGAGACAAAGTGTATTTCCTCTCCGAATACCTCGTCAGGCGGGTTCCGGATGGATTTGAACTCCTCAGGGTGACGCCGGATCCGGAAGGTAGCGGCATGATGCGGGATATCCTCCATGAAGAAGTGCTTGCAACAGCTGAGGAGACTGTCATGTATTCCGGGCGGGTAAACCAGCATGATCGTGCAGGCATGGTCCGGCTTGCCCTCAAAACAGGGAAACGCTGCACCATCTTCGGGGCGATGGATGAGCATATAAACTTCGTCCTTGATCCCGATCTCTCTGAATTTGAAACCGTGCATGTCTATGATATACGCCCTCCCCGTGCAAACCTCTCGGTTACCATCGAGATACTGGAGGAGCAGGGGCTTCTTGGAGATTTGAACTGTGTCTTTGAACACCATGTCCGGGATATCTCCATGATCGATGCCGATGTCTACCCCTGCAGGGCAGGCGGCTTTGCCAAAACCCTTGACATGGACAGGATGAAAGGAGGGGAACGGATCGCAGGATGCCTCACGGGACAGCAGCTGTACCAGGAATGTTATGGCCCGGACTTCTCGCTGATCGAGATATGCCCGCTCTCCTCTGTTTCAGAGGAACCGTTTGTTGCCAGATGCTGCAGAAAGGAGAGGAGCGGGATAGGATTGTATAATGGTTTCTTTGGTGCTGTTGTCCATTGGGGTGCATCACCAAAGACCGTGCTTGACGCGGTCTATCTGGTTGTGGAAGAATGGAGGAGACGAAATGGTCAGGATAGCAGTCGTTCCGGGTGA
- a CDS encoding 3-isopropylmalate dehydratase, with translation MMREGKAVCLGSDIDTDLVIAGRYLRTKDRSVWATHVFEDLDPALSNRLKGSIIVAGRNFGCGSSREQAPVALKEAGVVAVISPLFARIFFRNAINVGLPVIEAEIPACRDGDHIVLNLDGGWLEAAGTRYTFTPLSPRMLAIIHAGGLVPYWRAKQ, from the coding sequence ATTATGCGTGAGGGAAAAGCCGTCTGCCTGGGATCTGATATCGACACCGATCTTGTTATCGCCGGACGATACCTCAGGACAAAAGACCGGTCGGTCTGGGCTACCCATGTCTTTGAGGATCTCGATCCTGCTCTTTCAAACCGGCTCAAGGGTTCAATCATCGTGGCAGGCAGGAATTTCGGCTGCGGCTCCTCACGTGAACAGGCGCCGGTCGCACTGAAGGAGGCGGGTGTGGTTGCGGTAATCTCCCCCCTGTTTGCCCGGATCTTCTTCAGGAACGCCATCAATGTCGGTCTCCCCGTCATTGAAGCGGAGATCCCTGCATGCAGGGATGGAGATCATATCGTCCTCAACCTTGATGGAGGGTGGCTTGAGGCTGCCGGTACCCGGTATACATTCACCCCGCTCTCTCCCCGCATGCTGGCTATCATCCATGCAGGCGGGCTTGTACCCTACTGGAGGGCGAAACAATGA
- a CDS encoding 3-isopropylmalate dehydratase/homoaconitate hydratase family large subunit: protein MSRTLTEQILGGTAGEYVDRSVDRAYVHDGTGVLTLQAFKEMGVPLGIDVSRIAVLYDHICPANTGLTADLQKELRSFAKEQSIPFSDCGGGICHQVMSEGCILPGEVVVGADSHSCTGGAFGAFATGVGATDMAAIWASGETWFRVPETIGISLNRSLRGAAEAKDIALSVAARLGMEGATYCALEYTGDGVPSLDMESRLCICNMGIETGAKNAIFYADDICRTYLGQFGHRIAPQIPEDCGYREEIVLDLDDIVPVVALPHRVDTISPVTECTGIEVDQVLLGTCTNGRYSDLLRFSRLVRGKRVRVRTIVVPASKAVLLQASRDGIISDLIEAGCIIVSPGCGPCLGMHSGVLGDGDVCLSTANRNFKNRMGVGGTIYLASPATAAATALEGCIADPEVHYA, encoded by the coding sequence ATGAGCCGCACCCTGACCGAACAAATCCTCGGCGGAACTGCTGGTGAGTATGTTGACCGTTCTGTTGACCGGGCATATGTCCATGATGGTACAGGCGTCCTCACGCTCCAGGCATTCAAGGAGATGGGTGTTCCCCTGGGAATTGATGTATCACGCATCGCCGTTCTCTATGATCATATCTGTCCTGCAAATACCGGACTGACTGCGGATCTCCAGAAAGAACTCAGATCGTTTGCAAAGGAACAATCAATCCCGTTTTCTGACTGCGGCGGCGGCATCTGTCATCAGGTCATGAGCGAGGGATGTATCCTCCCCGGTGAGGTTGTGGTGGGTGCCGACTCGCACTCCTGCACAGGCGGGGCCTTTGGTGCGTTTGCAACAGGTGTCGGTGCAACCGATATGGCTGCAATCTGGGCTTCAGGAGAGACCTGGTTTCGGGTACCGGAGACGATTGGCATCTCGCTCAACAGGTCACTCAGGGGTGCTGCCGAGGCAAAGGATATTGCCCTTTCAGTTGCTGCACGACTCGGTATGGAGGGTGCAACCTACTGTGCACTTGAGTATACCGGAGACGGTGTACCTTCGCTTGATATGGAGAGCAGGCTCTGCATCTGCAATATGGGTATTGAAACCGGTGCAAAGAATGCCATCTTCTATGCCGACGATATCTGCCGCACCTACCTGGGGCAGTTCGGACACCGCATCGCCCCACAGATCCCAGAAGACTGCGGGTATCGGGAGGAGATCGTGCTCGACCTCGATGACATTGTCCCGGTTGTTGCTCTTCCCCACCGGGTTGATACCATCAGTCCTGTCACAGAGTGTACCGGGATCGAGGTGGATCAGGTTCTGCTTGGGACATGCACAAACGGCAGGTATAGCGATCTTCTCAGATTCTCCCGTCTTGTCAGGGGGAAACGTGTTCGTGTCAGAACGATTGTTGTCCCCGCCTCAAAAGCGGTTCTCCTGCAGGCTTCCCGTGATGGCATCATCAGCGACCTGATCGAAGCCGGATGTATCATCGTCTCCCCCGGCTGCGGCCCCTGCCTTGGTATGCATAGCGGTGTTCTTGGCGATGGCGACGTCTGCCTCTCCACAGCCAACCGGAACTTCAAAAACAGGATGGGTGTCGGCGGCACCATCTATCTTGCCTCACCAGCAACTGCGGCTGCCACCGCCCTTGAAGGGTGCATCGCCGATCCTGAGGTGCATTATGCGTGA
- a CDS encoding homocitrate synthase family protein produces the protein MKKWNVEICDVTLRDGEQTPGVSFSNEEKCRIANLLDSVGVDVIEAGFPIVSHTEAGCVSAISHMGLDARICCLSRALQSDLDCALQCDVDMVSIFIATSDLHMKIKYRKPRHEVLEQALSMVEYAHDHGIQVRFAAEDASRTDISFLREMYLRGAEYGADYVSFADTVGCLTPLEMASVIDQLVIDLPIPLCVHCHDDMGCAVANTITAAERGAYQLHTTANGIGERAGNASLEEVACALRFKGGIDRYDLSHLLTLSRAVADASGIPVPKTKAIVGEHAFAHESGIHIAALIEDSATYEYIHPALVGGERHYILGKHTGKKAIIHILQSIGHDLSEDRICWILDQVKERGESKCSITHDLLLSLIRQAEAEVKE, from the coding sequence ATGAAAAAGTGGAATGTTGAGATCTGTGATGTAACCCTCCGGGATGGTGAACAGACCCCGGGTGTGTCGTTCTCGAATGAAGAGAAGTGCAGGATTGCAAACCTCCTTGATAGTGTCGGGGTTGATGTCATCGAAGCCGGTTTTCCAATCGTCTCCCATACTGAAGCAGGGTGTGTCAGTGCAATCTCACATATGGGTCTGGATGCCCGGATATGCTGCCTGTCGCGGGCCTTACAGTCTGATCTGGACTGTGCGCTCCAGTGTGATGTCGATATGGTCAGCATCTTCATTGCCACCTCTGATCTGCATATGAAGATAAAATACCGAAAACCCCGCCACGAAGTGCTTGAACAGGCCCTCTCGATGGTCGAATATGCCCACGATCATGGGATACAGGTTCGTTTTGCGGCAGAAGACGCCTCACGAACCGATATCTCCTTTCTTCGTGAGATGTATCTCAGGGGAGCAGAATATGGTGCAGACTATGTCTCGTTTGCCGACACCGTCGGCTGCCTGACACCACTTGAGATGGCATCTGTCATCGATCAGCTGGTTATTGATCTCCCAATCCCCCTCTGTGTCCACTGCCATGATGATATGGGGTGTGCTGTTGCCAATACCATCACGGCAGCAGAACGGGGTGCCTACCAGCTTCATACAACCGCGAACGGGATCGGGGAGCGGGCAGGGAATGCATCCCTTGAAGAGGTTGCATGCGCCCTCCGGTTCAAGGGAGGCATTGACCGCTATGATCTCTCGCACCTGCTCACCCTGAGCAGGGCGGTGGCAGACGCATCAGGCATTCCCGTGCCAAAGACGAAAGCCATCGTCGGGGAGCATGCGTTTGCCCATGAATCAGGGATCCATATCGCCGCACTCATTGAGGATTCTGCAACCTACGAGTACATCCATCCTGCCCTGGTTGGTGGGGAGCGGCACTACATACTTGGCAAACATACCGGCAAGAAAGCCATAATCCATATTCTTCAGTCAATCGGCCATGATCTCTCTGAAGATCGGATCTGCTGGATCCTCGATCAGGTCAAGGAACGGGGTGAGAGCAAATGCAGTATCACGCATGATCTCCTCCTCTCGCTCATCCGCCAGGCTGAGGCAGAGGTGAAGGAATGA